In a genomic window of Gloeocapsopsis dulcis:
- a CDS encoding type I restriction-modification system subunit M N-terminal domain-containing protein: protein MAANYTAIERRLWEAADALRANSKLKSSEYSVPVLGLIFLCYADFKFTQAEKALTQSKENSRRRRSVGKLELSGAGRVVLTGTG from the coding sequence ATGGCAGCAAATTACACCGCGATCGAGCGGCGGCTTTGGGAAGCAGCAGACGCATTAAGGGCAAACTCTAAACTGAAATCGTCGGAATACTCGGTTCCCGTATTGGGGCTGATTTTCCTATGTTATGCAGATTTTAAGTTTACTCAGGCAGAGAAAGCATTAACTCAATCTAAAGAAAATTCGCGGCGACGGCGTAGCGTGGGTAAGCTTGAATTATCAGGCGCGGGGCGTGTTGTACTTACCGGAACAGGCTAG
- the crtB gene encoding 15-cis-phytoene synthase CrtB, with protein MLQLPDSLCMKKLASVEDAYQLCRQIMAKYAKTFYLATLLMSEEKRRAIWAIYAWCRRTDELVDGPAAAMTTPETLELWEQQLESVFAGHPVDDMDVALVDTIQQFPDLDIQPFRDMIAGQRMDLYRSRYETFEQLNLYCYRVAGTVGLMSTAVMGIEPAKSTAAWQQNQAPHDPTPEAIALGIAKQLTNILRDVGEDARRGRIYLPQEDLKRFGYSEEELFQGVVDDRWRELMRFQIERTRQIYAKAETGISYLSPDARLPVWAALMHYSQILSVIERNDYDVFRQRAYVTQVRKLRTLPIAWLRSQAL; from the coding sequence ATGCTGCAACTGCCTGATTCTCTGTGCATGAAAAAGCTCGCATCTGTGGAGGATGCCTACCAACTTTGCCGTCAGATCATGGCAAAGTATGCTAAAACTTTTTATCTCGCCACACTGCTGATGAGCGAGGAAAAACGTCGTGCTATCTGGGCAATCTATGCCTGGTGTCGCCGTACTGACGAATTAGTCGATGGTCCGGCTGCTGCTATGACAACTCCAGAAACATTGGAATTGTGGGAGCAGCAGCTAGAATCCGTGTTTGCGGGACATCCCGTTGATGACATGGATGTTGCTTTAGTAGATACCATCCAGCAGTTTCCTGATTTGGATATTCAACCGTTTCGGGACATGATTGCTGGACAGCGGATGGATCTGTACCGCAGCCGTTATGAGACGTTTGAGCAGTTAAATCTTTACTGTTACCGAGTTGCGGGAACTGTAGGTTTAATGTCAACTGCTGTCATGGGTATTGAACCAGCAAAGTCTACAGCCGCATGGCAGCAAAATCAAGCACCACACGATCCAACTCCAGAAGCGATCGCCCTAGGAATTGCCAAACAACTCACCAATATTCTGCGGGATGTGGGCGAGGATGCCCGTCGGGGACGGATTTATTTACCCCAAGAAGATCTTAAACGTTTTGGTTATTCCGAAGAAGAACTATTTCAAGGCGTAGTAGACGATCGCTGGCGAGAACTGATGCGCTTCCAAATCGAACGGACACGACAGATTTATGCTAAGGCGGAAACAGGTATTAGCTACTTATCACCTGATGCACGTCTTCCAGTATGGGCAGCTTTGATGCATTACAGTCAAATTTTAAGTGTCATTGAACGTAACGATTACGATGTGTTCCGTCAACGTGCTTATGTCACACAGGTGCGAAAATTACGTACATTACCAATCGCATGGTTGCGATCGCAGGCACTTTAG
- a CDS encoding type II toxin-antitoxin system Phd/YefM family antitoxin, producing the protein MTTTNVTEARNNLPELINRVSYANERILLERHGKPVAAIVSLEDLKRLEALEDAIDSAALRRAVEENDGFVTLESIIANRDE; encoded by the coding sequence ATGACTACAACCAATGTTACTGAAGCTCGCAACAATTTGCCAGAGCTAATAAATCGCGTCAGCTATGCGAATGAACGAATTTTACTTGAGCGACACGGGAAGCCTGTAGCTGCAATTGTGAGCCTTGAAGACCTTAAGCGTTTAGAAGCACTTGAAGATGCAATTGATTCAGCCGCGCTGCGCCGCGCAGTAGAAGAAAACGACGGCTTTGTAACGCTAGAGTCAATCATTGCTAATAGAGACGAATGA
- a CDS encoding DUF2062 domain-containing protein, translating into MKKSRWHWIPQVRSFSWRKLPIRGTPQYIARGLAAGVFAGLFPLFGLQTIVGVVLATLLKGNKLMAAAGTWISNPLTYVPILLFNFQIGRWLLNFDNLAFTTEAIADWQTFLEVGTEFIVALFTGCFVVGLFCAIASYFLCIPLIYYLRRHKTNQQLRQKMHHEQSSFRTKKLSPRETNRHNSNQKP; encoded by the coding sequence GTGAAAAAGTCTAGATGGCACTGGATACCACAAGTTCGCAGTTTTTCTTGGCGCAAACTCCCTATTAGGGGAACCCCGCAATACATTGCGCGAGGTTTAGCGGCTGGCGTGTTTGCTGGATTGTTTCCCTTGTTTGGGCTGCAAACCATAGTGGGAGTAGTATTAGCAACTTTACTAAAAGGTAACAAGCTAATGGCAGCAGCAGGTACCTGGATCAGCAACCCGCTAACTTATGTACCTATTTTGCTGTTTAATTTTCAGATTGGACGCTGGCTGCTCAATTTCGATAATTTGGCATTTACTACTGAAGCAATAGCAGATTGGCAGACATTTTTAGAGGTAGGCACTGAGTTTATAGTTGCGCTATTTACTGGCTGCTTTGTTGTTGGGTTATTCTGTGCGATCGCTAGTTATTTTTTGTGCATACCACTAATTTATTATTTACGTCGTCACAAAACTAACCAACAGCTTAGACAAAAAATGCATCACGAGCAATCATCCTTTCGTACTAAAAAGCTTTCCCCGCGGGAAACTAACAGACATAACTCTAATCAAAAGCCGTAG
- a CDS encoding iron ABC transporter substrate-binding protein, whose product MRRRKFVYLVGLATASGGMAIACTDNQTATTTTSPATTASPATGALENELVIYSGRNEELIGQLIEQFRQETGANVQVRYGDTAELAATILEEGNNSPADVYFAQDAGALGALQQEGRTAQLPENLLNQVNSRYRSPEGQWLGITGRVRTVDYNTNLVQPGELPQSIFGFTEPTWRGRIGWAPTNGSFQAFVTALRVSQGEEQARKWLEGIRANDPRVFPNNTSVLEGLTRGEVAVGFVNHYYLERIKQENPQVPVAHHFTNDVGSLVNVAGVAILNSARHPNIAQRFVEYLLTPAAQNYFATETREYPLASGVTPEGDLVSLNQIESQTPEIDLSNLRDLEGTLQLLQQTQVV is encoded by the coding sequence GTGAGACGTCGTAAGTTTGTATACTTAGTAGGATTAGCAACTGCAAGCGGAGGAATGGCGATCGCTTGCACAGATAACCAGACTGCTACTACCACCACATCACCTGCAACAACGGCTTCACCTGCTACAGGGGCTTTAGAAAATGAGTTGGTCATCTACTCTGGTCGGAATGAAGAATTAATTGGTCAACTCATCGAACAATTTAGGCAAGAAACCGGTGCGAATGTCCAAGTTCGTTATGGAGACACCGCAGAACTCGCCGCAACGATTCTAGAAGAAGGTAACAATAGTCCAGCCGATGTTTACTTTGCGCAAGATGCTGGGGCGTTAGGTGCATTGCAACAAGAAGGTAGAACAGCACAACTACCAGAAAACCTGTTAAATCAAGTGAATAGCCGCTATCGTTCGCCCGAAGGTCAATGGCTTGGGATTACAGGTAGAGTACGGACAGTTGATTACAACACCAATTTGGTGCAACCAGGAGAATTACCACAGTCGATCTTTGGCTTCACCGAGCCTACGTGGAGAGGTAGAATAGGTTGGGCACCTACTAATGGCTCATTTCAAGCTTTTGTCACAGCTTTACGCGTTTCTCAGGGAGAAGAGCAAGCTAGAAAATGGTTAGAAGGTATCCGCGCTAACGATCCTAGAGTTTTTCCAAATAATACTTCTGTCTTAGAAGGCTTAACGCGTGGTGAAGTAGCTGTAGGATTTGTGAACCACTACTACTTAGAACGAATCAAGCAAGAAAATCCCCAAGTTCCAGTAGCGCATCACTTTACAAACGATGTTGGCTCTTTAGTTAACGTTGCTGGTGTTGCAATTCTCAATTCAGCGAGACATCCCAACATTGCTCAGCGATTTGTAGAATACTTGTTAACTCCTGCTGCACAAAATTATTTTGCAACCGAAACTAGAGAGTATCCCCTAGCTTCAGGAGTCACACCGGAAGGCGATCTTGTGTCACTCAACCAGATTGAAAGTCAAACTCCCGAAATCGACCTAAGTAATTTAAGAGACTTGGAAGGAACATTACAGTTGTTGCAGCAAACACAAGTCGTTTAA
- a CDS encoding DnaJ C-terminal domain-containing protein: MQNFRDYYEILGVPRDAANEEIKKVFRRLARQYHPDLNPGNKEAEEKFKDINEAYEILSDQTKRAQYDEYSSHWKKGFWSKQTARAKSWSDNRRGSADDVDYGQFSDFNTFIDQVLGRRKERNGKNTPPPTSGPSRDPFRPGTTRTAYTISSRSSRRDVEAKLTLPLEKAYQGGLERIRLEDGRSLEINMPSGMVTGQTVRLREQGLGGGDLYLKITVSPHPFFKLEGNDIAIQVPVTASEAALGISVEVPTLDGRVKMNIPPGVKSGQRLRLANKGYPDEQGQRGDQLVEIQIVVPKNLSSQERELYEKLHKATTYNPRTDLPV, from the coding sequence GTGCAAAACTTTCGGGACTATTACGAAATTTTAGGAGTACCTAGAGACGCAGCTAATGAGGAGATAAAAAAGGTCTTTCGACGGTTAGCGCGACAATACCATCCTGACTTAAATCCAGGGAATAAAGAAGCCGAGGAGAAGTTTAAAGATATCAACGAGGCTTATGAGATTCTCTCTGACCAAACGAAACGGGCGCAATACGACGAATACAGTAGTCACTGGAAGAAAGGGTTTTGGAGTAAGCAGACTGCACGAGCGAAATCTTGGAGTGATAATCGCCGTGGTAGTGCAGATGATGTTGATTATGGTCAGTTTTCCGATTTCAATACCTTTATTGACCAAGTATTAGGACGTCGTAAAGAGAGAAATGGAAAAAATACACCACCTCCTACGAGTGGTCCGTCGCGCGATCCTTTTCGCCCTGGAACAACGCGAACTGCCTACACAATTTCTTCCCGTTCGAGTCGTCGCGATGTCGAAGCAAAGCTAACTTTACCCTTAGAAAAAGCTTACCAAGGTGGGTTAGAGCGAATCCGCTTAGAAGATGGGCGATCGCTGGAAATTAATATGCCTTCTGGTATGGTTACAGGTCAAACAGTTCGCCTGCGAGAACAAGGTCTTGGCGGTGGTGACTTGTACCTGAAAATTACTGTGTCTCCTCACCCTTTCTTTAAGTTAGAAGGCAATGATATTGCTATTCAAGTACCTGTTACCGCAAGTGAAGCAGCCTTGGGAATTTCTGTAGAAGTACCAACTTTAGACGGTAGAGTGAAAATGAACATTCCTCCAGGAGTCAAATCAGGTCAAAGGTTACGTTTGGCAAATAAAGGCTACCCCGACGAACAAGGTCAGCGCGGTGACCAATTGGTAGAAATTCAAATCGTTGTTCCTAAAAATTTAAGTTCTCAAGAACGGGAACTCTACGAAAAGCTGCACAAAGCGACAACTTATAACCCTCGTACTGATTTACCTGTGTAA
- the dnaK gene encoding molecular chaperone DnaK produces MGKVVGIDLGTTNSVVAVMEGGKPVVIANAEGMRTTPSVVSFSKDGERVVGEMARRQTVLNPQNTFYAVKRFIGRKYGELSPESKRVPYTVRRDEAGNIKIRCPRLEKDFAPEEISAMVLRKLVEDASRYLGETITGAVLTVPAYFNDSQRQATRDAGRIAGLEVLRILNEPTAASLAYGLDKQENQTILVFDLGGGTFDVSVLEVGDGVFEVKATSGDTQLGGNDFDKKIVDWLADQFLETEEVDLRRDRQALQRLTEAAEKAKIELSGVTVTDINLPFITATADGPKHLETRLTRTQFEDFCTDLVARLRTPVKRALTDANLRPSDIEEVVLVGGGTRMPMVQQLVRTMIGLEPNQNVNPDEVVAVGAAIQAGILGGEVKDILLLDVTPLSLGLETSNGVMKKLIPRNTTIPVRRSDIFSTASNNQTLVEIHVVQGEREMAGDNKSLGRFKLTGISPAPRGVPQIQVAFDIDANGILLVTALDRTTGREQSITIQGASTLSEAEVRRMLQEAEQYAQSDRKRKEKVEKRTRSEALILQAERQLKEIGLDFGMQFARSRRQRIEAISRELREYLAAENDRGIDQAYADLQDALYELNREVRQYFSEDEDDDLFGSIRRIFTGEDEWEPPKRETRSPYYNDRPTYNDRSSRPRPSYQDNWDEDDDNWL; encoded by the coding sequence ATGGGCAAAGTAGTCGGCATAGACCTTGGTACAACCAACTCAGTGGTAGCTGTCATGGAGGGTGGCAAGCCGGTGGTGATTGCCAATGCTGAAGGAATGCGGACTACTCCCTCAGTGGTAAGCTTCAGCAAAGACGGCGAACGAGTTGTAGGGGAAATGGCACGGCGACAAACCGTTCTCAACCCCCAAAATACCTTCTACGCCGTTAAACGATTTATTGGTCGCAAATATGGCGAACTTAGTCCAGAATCAAAACGAGTGCCCTACACCGTGCGGAGAGACGAAGCGGGTAACATCAAAATTAGGTGTCCTCGTCTAGAGAAAGATTTTGCGCCAGAAGAAATCAGTGCGATGGTGCTACGCAAACTCGTAGAAGATGCTAGCCGATATCTGGGTGAAACGATAACTGGAGCAGTCCTGACAGTACCAGCATACTTTAATGATTCTCAACGACAAGCCACACGCGATGCTGGACGAATTGCAGGCTTAGAAGTATTGCGGATACTAAATGAACCAACAGCTGCATCTTTAGCATATGGCTTAGATAAGCAAGAAAACCAAACGATTTTGGTATTTGATTTAGGTGGTGGCACATTTGATGTGTCAGTGTTAGAAGTTGGAGATGGCGTATTTGAGGTGAAAGCTACGAGTGGCGACACTCAGCTTGGTGGCAATGACTTTGACAAAAAAATTGTTGACTGGCTAGCAGATCAGTTTTTAGAAACAGAGGAAGTCGATTTAAGACGCGATCGCCAAGCCCTACAACGCCTCACAGAAGCCGCAGAGAAAGCCAAAATTGAACTTTCGGGTGTAACTGTCACAGACATCAATTTACCCTTCATCACGGCGACAGCAGATGGACCTAAACACCTAGAAACACGCCTAACGCGGACGCAATTTGAAGATTTTTGTACTGACTTGGTGGCACGACTGCGAACTCCTGTAAAACGCGCACTGACGGATGCTAATCTGCGACCCTCAGATATTGAAGAAGTTGTTCTTGTCGGCGGCGGTACGCGAATGCCAATGGTACAGCAACTCGTCCGCACCATGATCGGTCTAGAACCGAACCAAAATGTCAACCCTGATGAAGTCGTTGCAGTCGGTGCAGCAATTCAAGCCGGAATTCTTGGCGGAGAAGTCAAGGATATTCTACTGTTGGATGTGACGCCATTATCGTTGGGGCTAGAAACGAGTAACGGCGTGATGAAAAAACTCATTCCCCGCAATACAACAATTCCGGTGCGGCGATCTGATATATTTTCTACGGCAAGTAACAATCAAACTTTAGTGGAAATCCATGTGGTACAAGGCGAACGTGAAATGGCAGGTGACAATAAATCCTTGGGCAGGTTTAAACTGACGGGTATTTCTCCTGCACCGCGAGGTGTACCGCAAATTCAAGTCGCATTTGATATTGATGCCAATGGCATTTTGTTAGTGACAGCCCTTGATCGAACTACAGGACGCGAACAGAGTATCACGATTCAAGGCGCTTCTACTCTTAGCGAAGCAGAAGTCCGGCGGATGCTTCAAGAAGCAGAACAGTATGCGCAATCTGACCGTAAACGTAAAGAAAAGGTAGAAAAGCGCACCCGTTCTGAAGCGTTGATTTTACAAGCAGAAAGACAACTCAAAGAAATTGGTTTGGACTTTGGTATGCAGTTCGCACGAAGTCGCAGACAACGCATCGAAGCGATTAGTCGAGAATTGCGTGAATATCTTGCTGCAGAAAATGATCGAGGAATTGATCAAGCTTACGCTGATCTCCAAGATGCCTTATATGAACTCAACCGCGAAGTCCGACAATATTTTAGTGAGGACGAAGATGATGATTTATTCGGCTCAATTCGTCGTATCTTCACTGGCGAAGATGAGTGGGAACCACCAAAGCGCGAGACACGCTCCCCTTATTATAATGACAGACCAACCTATAACGACAGATCAAGTAGACCACGTCCGTCTTACCAAGATAACTGGGATGAAGACGATGATAACTGGCTGTAA
- a CDS encoding SGNH/GDSL hydrolase family protein, which produces MKTILCFGDSNTWGWSPSTQQRFPRHIRWTGVLQYQLGNAYHVIEEGLCGRTTLRTDLFERYTNGKEYLIPCLSSHKPIDLVIIMLGTNDLKHRFAASALNIAKSAGVLVRIVQRSKTGSNGTSPKVLLIAPPPIRELADYSKMFRGAETKSKEFGRLYEAVAQSYKCAFLDAAKYITSSNIDGIHLEANEHLKLGEKVACVVKDMLPHELTTE; this is translated from the coding sequence ATGAAGACTATTTTGTGTTTTGGCGACTCGAATACTTGGGGATGGAGCCCTAGTACACAGCAACGTTTTCCCCGTCATATCAGATGGACTGGTGTTTTACAATATCAATTGGGCAATGCATATCATGTGATTGAAGAAGGACTATGCGGACGAACTACTCTGCGCACAGATCTGTTTGAGCGTTACACCAATGGTAAAGAGTATTTGATTCCTTGCTTAAGTTCACATAAGCCAATTGATCTAGTCATTATTATGCTAGGTACCAACGATTTGAAACATCGTTTCGCTGCTTCTGCATTGAATATTGCTAAAAGCGCTGGAGTTTTGGTAAGGATTGTTCAACGAAGTAAAACAGGATCTAATGGTACTTCCCCAAAAGTGTTATTAATAGCACCGCCACCAATAAGGGAACTAGCAGATTATAGTAAAATGTTCAGGGGAGCTGAAACTAAGTCAAAAGAGTTTGGCAGACTTTACGAAGCAGTTGCTCAAAGCTACAAATGTGCTTTTTTAGATGCAGCAAAATATATTACTTCATCTAATATAGATGGAATTCATCTTGAGGCAAATGAACATTTAAAGTTAGGTGAGAAAGTTGCTTGTGTAGTCAAAGACATGTTGCCACATGAATTAACAACTGAGTAA
- a CDS encoding type II toxin-antitoxin system RelE family toxin, producing MSESINPQPRYALRIAKIAEKDLLNLQTKQFAQVAKKIFSLQGNPKPQDCAVLKGYSGGYRVDQGEYRILYTIDEESQIVDIFRVGKRNDGEVYRNL from the coding sequence ATGAGCGAATCAATTAATCCTCAGCCTCGTTATGCATTACGGATCGCCAAAATAGCAGAAAAAGACTTACTCAATCTTCAAACCAAACAATTCGCCCAAGTCGCCAAAAAAATCTTTTCACTTCAAGGCAATCCTAAACCTCAAGATTGTGCAGTTCTCAAAGGCTACTCTGGGGGCTATCGTGTAGATCAAGGAGAGTATCGCATTTTATACACTATAGATGAGGAATCTCAAATTGTGGATATCTTTAGAGTGGGTAAACGCAATGATGGCGAGGTTTACCGCAATCTATAA
- the pds gene encoding 15-cis-phytoene desaturase, with the protein MRVAIAGAGLAGLSCAKYLTDAGHTPIVLESRDVLGGLVAAWQDNDGDWYETGLHVFFGAYPNMLQLFKELGIEDRLQWKEHTMIFNQPDKPGTYSRFDFPNLPAPLNGIVAILRNNDMLTWGEKIELAKGLVPAMLRGQKYVEATDKYTFSEWLKQQGVSDEVQQDIFIAASKSLNFINPDEISAVVLLTALSRFLQQKDGSKMAFLDGSPTERLCQPLVDYITERGGEVHLNAPLKEILLNADGSVKGYLMRGLNGAEDFVITADAYVSAMPVDVVKVLLPETWKQTEYFQLLEGLEGVPVVNLQLWFDRKLTDIDQLLFSRSPLLSVYADMSNTCRGYADPDRSMLELVLAPAKDWIKKSDEEILQVTLAELENLFPAHFGGDNPAKLLKYHVVKTPRSVYTAIPGRQNYRPTQQTPINNFYLSGSYTMQPYLGSMEGAVLSGKLTAQAINAAHQSANSHSLQMQNIQPATNAATA; encoded by the coding sequence ATGCGAGTAGCGATCGCTGGGGCAGGTTTAGCAGGGCTTTCCTGCGCGAAATATCTCACAGACGCTGGTCACACTCCCATTGTTTTGGAAAGCCGAGATGTATTGGGGGGTTTGGTTGCAGCTTGGCAAGACAACGATGGCGACTGGTACGAAACTGGGCTGCACGTTTTCTTTGGGGCATATCCCAATATGTTGCAGTTGTTTAAAGAACTAGGCATTGAAGACCGTTTGCAGTGGAAAGAACACACGATGATCTTCAATCAACCTGACAAACCAGGTACATATAGCAGGTTTGATTTTCCTAACTTACCCGCACCCTTAAATGGCATTGTGGCAATTCTGCGTAACAACGACATGCTGACTTGGGGTGAAAAAATTGAGTTGGCAAAAGGCTTAGTTCCGGCGATGCTGCGAGGGCAAAAGTATGTGGAAGCGACAGATAAGTACACTTTTTCTGAATGGTTGAAGCAGCAAGGGGTAAGCGACGAGGTTCAACAAGATATTTTTATCGCTGCGTCCAAATCACTCAATTTTATTAACCCAGATGAAATATCAGCTGTTGTATTATTAACAGCTTTAAGCCGCTTTCTACAACAAAAAGATGGCTCAAAAATGGCATTTCTCGACGGTTCACCGACTGAGCGTTTGTGTCAACCATTGGTAGATTACATTACTGAACGCGGTGGAGAAGTCCATTTAAATGCGCCCTTGAAAGAAATTTTGCTCAACGCTGATGGTAGTGTTAAAGGCTACTTGATGCGCGGGCTAAATGGGGCGGAAGATTTTGTCATAACCGCTGATGCTTATGTTTCAGCAATGCCTGTTGATGTTGTCAAAGTCTTATTACCAGAAACCTGGAAGCAAACAGAGTATTTTCAACTTTTGGAAGGACTAGAAGGTGTACCCGTTGTTAATTTGCAGCTGTGGTTTGACCGCAAGTTGACCGATATTGACCAATTGCTATTTTCGCGATCGCCACTTTTGAGCGTTTATGCGGATATGAGTAACACCTGTCGCGGGTATGCCGATCCTGACCGCTCAATGTTGGAATTAGTTCTTGCTCCTGCCAAAGATTGGATTAAAAAATCTGATGAAGAAATCTTACAAGTAACGTTGGCAGAGTTAGAAAATCTTTTTCCGGCACACTTTGGTGGAGACAATCCAGCAAAACTATTGAAATACCACGTAGTCAAGACACCACGGTCAGTTTACACAGCGATACCAGGGCGTCAAAATTACCGTCCTACTCAGCAAACTCCCATCAATAATTTTTATCTCAGTGGAAGTTACACCATGCAACCATATCTAGGTAGCATGGAAGGTGCCGTACTTTCTGGTAAGCTGACAGCGCAGGCAATTAATGCAGCCCATCAGTCGGCAAATTCTCATAGCCTGCAAATGCAAAACATCCAGCCTGCGACGAATGCTGCAACTGCCTGA
- a CDS encoding ABC transporter substrate-binding protein: protein MKRLDAVRTLYPPQRQAKLSILAITLTTLGAGFLLAACENTPPGNNPGANSASPAATTTTATNSNDELKIGSLLPSTGDLAAIGQQMVDSVPLVVETVNACGGVNGKPVRLIAQDDQTDPRAGAAAMTKLAEVDRVAGVVGSFASSVSSAAVPIAVRNKVMLISPGSTSPVFTERASKGEFQGYWTRTAPPDTYQALALAQLANQRGFKRVSTVVINNDYGVGFERAFVQAFKQLGGTVVNEANPTRYDPKATTFETEAAAAFNDNPDAVVAVLYEETGSLLLKSAYQQGVSQGVQVMLTDGVKSAGFPTKVGKSSDGKYIVSGAIGTVPGADGQALQALTQLWQSKKGGSPGEYVPQAWDATALLVLAAQSAQANTGEGIASKIREVANAPGTEVNDVCEGLKLLREGQDINYQGASGNVDVDQNGDVVGVYDVWTVNDDGKLAVTDKVNPK from the coding sequence ATGAAAAGACTTGATGCTGTGAGAACTCTATATCCACCTCAAAGGCAAGCAAAGCTTAGTATCTTAGCGATTACATTAACCACCTTGGGTGCTGGTTTTTTGTTAGCGGCTTGTGAAAATACTCCTCCTGGGAACAATCCAGGGGCAAATAGCGCTTCTCCAGCGGCGACAACAACGACTGCAACTAATAGCAATGACGAACTCAAGATTGGCTCATTACTACCATCCACCGGGGACTTAGCTGCAATTGGACAGCAGATGGTAGATTCTGTCCCTTTAGTCGTCGAAACCGTTAATGCCTGTGGTGGAGTTAACGGCAAACCTGTGAGACTCATTGCACAAGACGATCAAACCGATCCGCGTGCTGGTGCGGCGGCAATGACAAAACTTGCTGAAGTTGATCGCGTTGCTGGTGTCGTCGGATCTTTCGCCAGTAGTGTTTCGAGTGCTGCTGTGCCAATTGCAGTACGCAACAAAGTGATGTTGATTTCTCCTGGTAGTACTAGTCCAGTATTTACAGAACGAGCGAGTAAAGGTGAGTTTCAAGGCTACTGGACACGTACTGCTCCGCCAGACACCTACCAAGCATTAGCTTTAGCCCAACTGGCAAATCAAAGAGGCTTTAAGCGAGTTTCTACTGTAGTGATTAACAATGACTACGGCGTTGGTTTTGAACGCGCATTTGTTCAAGCCTTTAAACAACTCGGCGGGACTGTTGTGAATGAAGCTAACCCAACGCGCTACGATCCCAAAGCAACGACCTTTGAAACTGAAGCTGCTGCCGCTTTTAATGACAATCCTGATGCTGTAGTTGCAGTACTTTATGAAGAAACAGGTAGCTTACTCCTCAAATCAGCTTACCAGCAGGGGGTGAGTCAAGGAGTACAAGTCATGCTTACCGATGGCGTAAAGTCTGCGGGCTTCCCCACAAAAGTAGGTAAATCGAGTGATGGTAAATACATTGTATCAGGAGCGATTGGTACAGTTCCAGGTGCTGATGGTCAAGCTTTACAAGCACTTACGCAGCTGTGGCAGTCAAAAAAAGGTGGATCTCCTGGAGAGTATGTTCCTCAAGCTTGGGATGCTACCGCACTCCTCGTTCTAGCAGCGCAATCTGCTCAAGCTAACACGGGAGAAGGTATTGCCAGTAAGATTCGTGAAGTGGCAAATGCCCCTGGAACTGAAGTTAATGATGTTTGTGAAGGGTTAAAATTACTCCGCGAAGGACAGGATATCAACTACCAAGGAGCGAGTGGCAATGTCGATGTCGATCAAAACGGTGATGTCGTCGGCGTTTATGATGTTTGGACGGTTAATGATGATGGAAAATTAGCAGTCACAGACAAAGTTAACCCGAAGTAA